The genomic segment CGTAGGGACCGATCGCCGCCGGTGTCAGATCGATCAGTCGCTTGCCGTACGGAGCGAGGGCGCCGGCGTTGTGCACATGCGCCTTGGCGCTCGTCGCGTCGAACACGATCTCGATCTCATCGAAGCCCGGCATCGCGATGAGCCCCTCCACGCCCTCGTGCGTGATCGGCACTCCAAGTCGGCTCGCCCGTGCCAGGCCGTCCGAGGCGGCATCGATGCCGACCATGGCACCCATCTCCAGGTTCTCCGCGCCTCGGAGCACCTTGAACATCAGATCGGTTCCGATGTTTCCGGACCCGATGATCGCGACCTTCGTCTTGCTCATCCGTCGATTCCTCCATCTCCGGCTGTGATGCCGGACGTTTGCGGGGTGTGCGGCCGATCGACATGACGCAGGAATCGCAGCAGGTGCGATGCGTATCGATCCGGTGCCTCGATCGTGGGAAGGTGGCCGACTCCCTTGAGGATCACGGCCTCCGCATCGTCGAGGTGGGCGAGGAACCCGAGCGTGTGCTCGATCGGCACGACGCGGTCCTCGCGACCCGAGATGACGAGGGCGGGAACCGAGATCGTTCGCGCCAGCCGGGGCTCTTTCGCGAATCCGGTCGAAGCCTGGAACGCCGCGAGGTGGTCGGGGGCAGCATCCGCCACCCTCTCCAGCTCGGCGATGAGTTCGTCGGAGGCGTGAGTGGGATCATGGAAGAGAGTGCGGACGAACATCCGCAGGTTGTCCGCGGTGGGGGCCAGTTCGTAGGCGATGCCCGCCCACACGCCTTCTTCCGGGGCAGGCGCGAGAAGGTTGCGGAAAGTCGGATCCGGCACGTGCGATGAGCCGATTACGAGGCTGCGCGTGAGCTCGGGATGATCCTGCGCGAAGACGAAGGCGGAGCTTCCCCCCGTGGAGGTGCCCACGACGTGGACCGAGCCGATGTCGAGGTACCGCAGGAGCCCCGCGGCGAGATCTGATCCGAGCCGGTAGGCGAAGCCCTCTTCGATCACAGGGCCCGTGCGGCCGTAATTGGGCAGATCGATCGCGATCACCCGGTAGTACTGTGCGAGCTCGCTGATGACGTCGCGCCACGTGATCCACGCCGTCATTCCGGGTTGCGGGCCCCACCCGGGGAACAGCAGCACCGGCTCACCGGATCCGTGGTCGTGGAAGTGCACGCTCACTCCGTCGATCACCACGATGTGCGCGGTTGCTCGCTCGAGCTCCGGATTCAAGGTCATAGCAGCATCCCTCAGACATGCGACCGGGCGCGCTCCCTCGGGAGCCCGCCCGGTCCCGGCATCAGCCGTAGTAGTTGCCGACGATCTGGTGGCCCCAGATGTCGGGCCAGTCGTAGTGGCCGACGATCCAGTTGTCCTCGTCGACGAGACGCCCGAGCGCGCCGTACTCCATGGCCGTGCCCGAGGGGTTCACGATGTAGAACGACGTGACGTGGTCGTTGATGTGCTTTCCGAGGTCAGTCACGATCTCGATGCCACGCTCCTTGACACGGTCGAGGGCTAGCCCCACCATCTCCAGCGTCTCCACCTGCACCATGAAGTGATCGAACCAGGTGGTGTGGCCTTCGTTGTGGCTCAGCCCATACGCGAAGCTGTGATGACGTCCGTTGGCTCGTACGAATGTGTCGCCCTTGCCGCCGCGGACGGCGACGGTGTCGCTGATCCGCAGGCCCAGGATGTCGAGGTAGAAGCGGTCCGCTGCGTCGTAGTCGGGGAAGAGGATGCCGTGGTGACCATAGCCGAGGTCCCCCGGGCTCTTGTCGGAGGTGACGAACTTGGCTCCCGTCGGCGACACGAAGGGATCCCGCGGGCTGAAGGCGCCGTAGAAGATCTCCACCTGGGTTCCACCCGGGTCCTGGCACCTCAGCAGGCCGCGCACGCCTCGGCGGTCGGCGAGTTCCTTGTCGTCGACATACTCGACGCCGAACTCCTCGAGCTTCGCAGCCATCGCCGCGAAATCGTCCTTGTTCGCCACTTCCCAGCCGCTGTAGGCGTGACCGCCCTCGCCCTTCTCGATCGAGACGCGCCAGTCGCGCTCATCGATGCGCAGACGCAGCTCGTCGTCGGTCGAGCTGGAGGAGATCGCCATTCCGAGGACCTCGGTGGCGAACGTGCGCCATTCGTCGAGATCGGTGGCGGTCAACCCGATGTAGCCGTTTGCGATGACTCGCACCATGGAGCAGTGTCCCTTCATCGGCGGAGGGGAAAGCCCGCCGCAGCCCGTCGTTCGGTGTCACGACGCTACAGACGCTGAGCCGCAGGACATGTCTCAGCAGTCCGACCAGCGGACCGCGGATCGACGCTTCACTGAGCGGACCCGGATCCTGCGCGGCACCGGCGTGATGGCGCAGGATGTCGATCATGCCAACGCTTCAGCATCCTCTCGCGGACGACCGCGACGTCATCGCCGCCGCCGATCGCCTCGAACGCGCATCCGCATCGGGCGAGCTCAGCGCTCCCGTGCGCGACCTGCTCGGACCAGCCGACATCGAGCGCGCATATGCCGTACAACATCTCCTCCGGACGCGTCGCGAGGCGGCGGGCGCGCGCGTAGTCGGCCGCAAGGTCGGCCTCACCTCGATCGCGGTCCAGCAGCAGCTCGGCGTGGACCAGCCCGACTTCGGCTACCTCTTCGATGACATGGACGTGGAGGACGGCGGGAAGATCCGGTTCGGCGACATCCTCCAGCCACGCGTCGAGGCCGAACTCGCCTTCGTGCTCGCTCGCGACCTGGCCGAAGGCCCGCTCGATGATGACCAGGTGCGTGCGGCCGTCGACTACGCGGCCCCGGCGATCGAGATCTGCGGAAGCCGCATCCAGAACTGGGACATCCGCTTGACTGACACCGTCGCCGACAACGCTTCCGCGGGCGGATTCGTCATCGGTGCCGCGCGCGTCCCACTTGATGAGCTCGACACGACCTCGGTGCAGATGACGATGACCGTCGACGGCGAGATCGTCTCGACGGGCAGCGGGGCCGACTGCATGGGCGACCCGCTCGCAGCGTTGGCATGGCTCGCGCGCACCGCGCGGGATCTCGGCGACCCGCTGCGGGCCGGCCAGGTCGTGCTGTCCGGCGCTCTCGGCGCAATGCGCCCTGTCATCGCCGGCTCGGTCGTGCGAGCCGAGCTGTCGGGACTCGGCTCGGTCGAGATCTCGTTCGACTGACGCGCCGCTCAGCGCTGCGCGTCGGCGACGAGTTGGAGCACCTCGCGCAGACGCGCGAGGATGCCGGTGGTGGTCTCCGGCGAATCCAGCAGCATGTGCTGCAGCGCCAAGCCGTCGGCCACGGCGATGACCAGCCGCGCGAGCGACAAGTCGCCATCGCTCACGCCCAATGCTGCAAGCTGGGCACCGATCCCCTCGACCGACACCTCCTGCTGCTCGCGGACCGGCTCGATCTCGTACTCGCCGCGGATCCCCGCGAGGATGTAATCGTAGATGAGCAGGCGAGAGAGGTCACCGCGCCGCCGCTCGTCCGTCAGCTGATGCTCAAGGTTGCCGAAGAAGCCTTCGATCGACTCGTTGTCGGCGACGAGTCCGGCGATGTCCTTCTTCGAGCGCATGAGCAGCGCCTCGGTCATCAGCGCGTGACGCGTGCCGAAGTGATGGCGCACCAGGCTGTGCGCCACGCCCGCGGCGTCGGCGACGGACCGTAAGGTCACCGCCGCCTGACCGTCGCGCGCCGCGATGTCGACGGCGGCCTCAAGCATCCTGATCCGTGTCGCTTCAGCGTCGCGGCGATGGGCTCCAGCGTTCGACATCCCAGAAAACTATCAGGGCGATGATCAGCGGACTCGCGAGACCCCGTTCACCGACATCGCGATCCGGGTGGCAGCGTCGCGGAGCGGCGGAAGCACCTCAGAGATCTGGATGAGCGTCGATCGGCGCGTGAGCGTCACCACCGCGCGCTTCTGGCCGTCGCGGCCCGGAACCAGGACCGCGATTGACGAGTGTCCAGGGGTGTTCTCCTCGAAATCCAGCGCGAACCCGGCGTCGCGAATGGCACGGATCTCGCTGAGCAGTCGGTCATTCGACATGATCGTGCGGGGAGTCAGCCGGCGGAGCGGGTTGTCTTCGAGCCAGTGGATGAGGTCGGCGTCCGAATAGTGGAAGGCGAGAAAGAGCTTGCCCGCAGCCGTCGCGGCGAGCGGCAGGCTCTGGCCGGCAGCTGTCGTGCTGTTGCGGTCGCCGCCGCCCGCGATCCGGTCGACGAAGTACGCCATGTCGCCACTGCGGATGACCAGGTGGGCCGTGAGGCCGGTCTTGGCGAACAGGTCAACGAGGTGTGGACGGGCCGCGTCTTGCAGGATCACCGACAGTGGAGTGCGGCGCCCGAGATCGAAGACGCGCATCCCGAGCTCGTACCACTCACCATACTTCTCCAGCAGCCCCCATTGCACGAGCTCCTGGGCGAGGCGGTGCGTTGTCGGCTTCGGCAGTCCCGCGCGGCGGCTCAGTTCGCTCAGCTTCACTCGGTAGGTACCGCCGTCGAAGGCTTCCAGAATGAGGTGCGCCTTGCCCAGAACCGACTTCGGGTACTCGCTGGCCTCTTCGATGAGTTCATCCAGAAGCGGCTCCGGGAAGCCGTCTGCGACCGGGCGCAGCCTACTTGCAGGCGTTGCGTCGATCGGTGAGTTGACGATGGTGGCGATCGAAGACATCTGACGATTCCCCTCTTACTGTCCGCTTGGGCAATTGCGAGACTAGCCCGCTCATGTTGCGAGAACGAGCGTGAAATGACCGGTTCTGTTACGTTCCCATTTCGAGCGATCCGCCGCGCAGGCGCGCCGATTAATGCCCTCTCGTCGGCCATTTTTCGGGTGTCCTGGAGCGCCGTTCGTCGAGGGAACAGCGGGAGCAGCGTCGTGTTCGAGTGCTCCTCGATCGCGCGTCTCACGGGGTCTGTGAGAGGCCCGATCATCTCCTCCACCGAGCGACTTCGCGCGATGGAGATTTTGAAAGGCTAGTTGCGGCGTGCACCGCACCCTATGGCCATCTGGCATAGAGCCTAACTGTCCATCTGGACAATTGCTAGTGATTTCTTCTACGAACCTGCGTCCATCCACCGGACCGGGCGCTTGACGGTGAAGATGATCCGCTGGGAGCATCCCCCGAAACGTCGCACCGAGCGACGCAGGAAGGGGCGCATGCCGATGGTCACAGAAATCCGTGAGGCACGAGGATGCCGCAATCCAGGCGAAGACGAGATCGCTACGTGGCTGCCGACACGGAGGGTCGACCACCGCATCGCGTACGGACCCGAGGCCGCGCAGTTCGGTGACCTCTGGCTGCCCCGCAGCAGCTCCCCCGACCCCAATGGCTATCCGGTGGTGATCTCGATTCATGGCGGCCTATGGATGTCGGAATGGACGCACGAGCACTGCGATCGGATGGCTGAGGCCTTCAGCGATGCGGGATTCGCGGCCTGGAACATCGAGTACCGCCGAATCGGCAACACTGGAGGCGGCTTCCCAGGCACGTTCCTCGATGTCGCTGCGGCCGTCGACCACGTTCGCGAGCTGGCGAAGGACTTCCCACTCGATCTCAGCCGGGTCGTCGTCGTGGGCCACTCCGCCGGCGCGCACCTCGCAGCCTGGATCGGCGCACGCCACAACCTCGCCCACTCGAGCCCGGTCTACCAGGCCGATCCGCTTGCGATCCGGGGGGTTGTCGAGCTGTCGCCCATCCCCGATCTTCAGCGGTTCTACGACCTCGTCCGCGACGTGTACCCGCCCATCCAAGACCTGCTCTACGCGTTGAGCGGCACGGATTCCGATGAGGCGCTGGCCGAGATACTCCCCCAGATCTCACCCGCGCGCATGGGCCCGGTCGGCGTGGCACGCACGATGATCAACGGGGAGAGCGACCCTACTCCGCCGGACGTCATCCGAGAGTTCGCTGCGCAAGCCGAGCAAGCCGGCGACGAGGTCACGCTCGTCTTCTTCGCGGATGCCAATCACTTCGCCCTCGGCGACCCCGGAACCGAGCTGTGGGACGCGATCGTCGAACGCGTGCGCGACCTGGCTTGAGGGATGGCGGCCGGCACCGGTCGGGAGGAGTTCACCTCTGCCGCCGGATGCTGGCCGCCATCACTCTGCTCGCGTCCGCGGGCGGACTCGTTGCCCTCGCCGCGGTTGTGAGCCCCGGCACAGTGCGGGCCGGGCACGGATGATCGTGAGGCCTCCGGCCAGGCTCGCGCCGCTCAGGCAGGGCGGGTGGCGACGGCGACGACCTCAATCTCGATGCGCATCCGACCGGCGAGCTGCGCCCCGACGCCTGTCCACGTGGGACGCCGGCCCTCCATGCGCTGGAGGAGTTGCGCACCCACCAATCCGTCCGCTTCATCGGTGAACCCGTCCTCGCCGCCATGGAAGGCGCGGACCGAGATGACACTCGGCCAGTTGGAGCCGGACGCCTCGAGGATCCCGCCGATGTTGTCGAAGCACTGGGCGATCTCGTCCTCAAGCGACTCCGGGAACACCTTTCCGTCGGGGTCGGAATACCCCCCCTGCCCAGCGGTGAAGATAAGGTCCCCCACGCGCACTGCCTTGGAGTACCCGTAGGCGGCGCCGAGTCGGGCACCACCGCCGCTCTGCGGATCGATGTACTGCGGTTCGGACATGAGACAAGACCTCCTGGTCGTGGAAGCACCCGAACGGTGCTCCGCCGGCATCGCGACGCTAGCGTGCAGCCCGCTCCCGAACCACATCGCCGGTCCGACTCGCGGTCCCGTCAGCATCGGGCGCCTCCCCTCCGAACCGATCGGTATCGACGAACGGCGAAGCCATCCGCGTCACTTGGGCCGATTGTCGCGTCCGCACCGCGTGGTCCTCCGACTAGCGTGAGCCGCAAACCTGCCGCTCTCTGAAAGGAGATCCGCGTGGACCTCACGCGCACGAACACCGATCTCGTCGAGCTGATGCAGCTCGAGGCCAGGTACTCCGCGCTGTTCGACAGCCGCTCCGCCGAGGCGTGGGCCGACTTGTTCACCGCCGACGGCTCCTACCAGGGCGGCTTCTTCCGCCGGAGTCCCGGCGATCCGCTGGCAACCGGCCGCGACGAGCTCATCCGGCTCTGCATCGAGCACGACGGCACGACGTGGCACTCGCTCGGACTGCCCATCCTCACGGTGGACGGCGACATCGCAGTCGGCCGCGTGCCCTCCATCTCTGTCGTCATGCAGGACCAGGACGGCGCAACTCGCACGATGCTCTACCACGGCTATTACGACGTCAGATACGCCCGCACCCCGCAGGGGTGGCGGATCTCGCACCGCGTCAGCTACACCGTCACGCTCCAGGAGCACTATCGCGGCGACGCGGTGCCCGCACTGCCGACGGTCTGAGGGCGACGATGACGACAAGCGACGTCCGAATCCGCTTCGTGCTCGTCCACGGCGCCTGCCACGGTGCGTGGACCTGGGAGACGGTTGCTCCGCGCCTCGAGGCGCACGGCTGGCTGGTGACCGCCCCTGAGCTGCCCTTCACCTCGATGCATGAGGATGCGCGCGTGGTGCGCGACGCTGTCGCCGCAGCGAGAGAGCGTGGCGAACGGGTGATTCTCGTCGGTCACAGCTACGGGGGCGGTCCGATCACACAAGGCGGCGCGGAGGCGGATCATCTCGTGTACGCGGCGGCCGCGGTCCCCGACGTCGGCGAGCCGACGGACGACGAGCGTACGATCACACCCGAGGCGCTTCGCGCGGCCGTGATGCTCGAGAACAACACCGTGCTGTCGATGGACCCGCAGCACGCCGCCGCCTCTTTCCTGCAGCGCACCGACCCCGACCTGGCCCGTCGCGCGGTCGAGCGACTGCGCCCGCAACCAGTCCTCTGCTTCGAAGAGCCCCTCACGGAAGCAGCCTGGCGGCACGTACCCTCGAGCTACATCGTGGCCACCGACGACCGTTCGTTCGCCACCGACTTCCAGCGCGTTCTCGCCGCGCGCGTGCGCGATGTCATCGAGCTCGATTGCGATCACTCGATGTACTACTCGGCCACGGACGGTCTCGTGAGGCGACTCGAGGAGATCGCGGCTGAGGTCGCCAGTCGCTGAACGGGCCGACCTCGGCAAACAGAGAGCGGATGCCGTGCCCGAGGGCCGCAGCATCCGCTCTCTGTGATCTCAGTGCAGAGCCGGCGTCAGGACACGACCACGTGCAGATCGATGTCGGTCGGCGACCCCGACGCGGCGAACGCAGAGGCGAAATCATCGAACTCGTACTCCACGATGGTCTGCGCCTGCAGGTCGATGAGGCCGGCGCTGACCATCCGCATCGCGTGGAGGTAGTCGTCGTTCACAAGCCCGTAGATGCCCCGGATATCCACCTCCCGCTCGATCACCGAGCCGAACCAGTCCGGCATCGAGAGGTCGAGCCCCATCAGCCCGGAGAGCACCATGATGCGCCCCCGCCGCGCAGCGGATGAGAAGGCCTGTGCGATGACGCTCGCGTGACCGGCGAGCTCGACCACGACCTCGGCCCCGTCCGGCAGGATCTCGTACAGCGACGCGACCGTGTCCCCCGCGCCCGCGAGAATCGTGTCGGTGGCGCCGAGTTTGCGGGCGAGGTCGAGCGATGTCTGGCGGGTGTCCACAGCCACGATCCGGGATGCGCCGAACGCCTTGGCAGCAAGGACGGCACACAGTCCGACACGCCCTGTCCCGTAGATCACAGTGGTGAATCCCGGAATCACCTGGGCACGCTCGTACATGTGCACCATCAGAGCCACATCAGGAAGGAGGGTTGCCTCGACGAACGAGATGTCGTCGTGCAACCGCACCATGCTCCACTCCGGCGCCGATGTGAGTTCCGCCAGCGCACCGCGTGAACCGACGTCGT from the Microbacterium atlanticum genome contains:
- a CDS encoding IclR family transcriptional regulator, with protein sequence MSSIATIVNSPIDATPASRLRPVADGFPEPLLDELIEEASEYPKSVLGKAHLILEAFDGGTYRVKLSELSRRAGLPKPTTHRLAQELVQWGLLEKYGEWYELGMRVFDLGRRTPLSVILQDAARPHLVDLFAKTGLTAHLVIRSGDMAYFVDRIAGGGDRNSTTAAGQSLPLAATAAGKLFLAFHYSDADLIHWLEDNPLRRLTPRTIMSNDRLLSEIRAIRDAGFALDFEENTPGHSSIAVLVPGRDGQKRAVVTLTRRSTLIQISEVLPPLRDAATRIAMSVNGVSRVR
- a CDS encoding alpha/beta fold hydrolase produces the protein MTLNPELERATAHIVVIDGVSVHFHDHGSGEPVLLFPGWGPQPGMTAWITWRDVISELAQYYRVIAIDLPNYGRTGPVIEEGFAYRLGSDLAAGLLRYLDIGSVHVVGTSTGGSSAFVFAQDHPELTRSLVIGSSHVPDPTFRNLLAPAPEEGVWAGIAYELAPTADNLRMFVRTLFHDPTHASDELIAELERVADAAPDHLAAFQASTGFAKEPRLARTISVPALVISGREDRVVPIEHTLGFLAHLDDAEAVILKGVGHLPTIEAPDRYASHLLRFLRHVDRPHTPQTSGITAGDGGIDG
- a CDS encoding alpha/beta hydrolase: MIRWEHPPKRRTERRRKGRMPMVTEIREARGCRNPGEDEIATWLPTRRVDHRIAYGPEAAQFGDLWLPRSSSPDPNGYPVVISIHGGLWMSEWTHEHCDRMAEAFSDAGFAAWNIEYRRIGNTGGGFPGTFLDVAAAVDHVRELAKDFPLDLSRVVVVGHSAGAHLAAWIGARHNLAHSSPVYQADPLAIRGVVELSPIPDLQRFYDLVRDVYPPIQDLLYALSGTDSDEALAEILPQISPARMGPVGVARTMINGESDPTPPDVIREFAAQAEQAGDEVTLVFFADANHFALGDPGTELWDAIVERVRDLA
- a CDS encoding TetR/AcrR family transcriptional regulator codes for the protein MLEAAVDIAARDGQAAVTLRSVADAAGVAHSLVRHHFGTRHALMTEALLMRSKKDIAGLVADNESIEGFFGNLEHQLTDERRRGDLSRLLIYDYILAGIRGEYEIEPVREQQEVSVEGIGAQLAALGVSDGDLSLARLVIAVADGLALQHMLLDSPETTTGILARLREVLQLVADAQR
- a CDS encoding 2-keto-4-pentenoate hydratase, whose protein sequence is MPTLQHPLADDRDVIAAADRLERASASGELSAPVRDLLGPADIERAYAVQHLLRTRREAAGARVVGRKVGLTSIAVQQQLGVDQPDFGYLFDDMDVEDGGKIRFGDILQPRVEAELAFVLARDLAEGPLDDDQVRAAVDYAAPAIEICGSRIQNWDIRLTDTVADNASAGGFVIGAARVPLDELDTTSVQMTMTVDGEIVSTGSGADCMGDPLAALAWLARTARDLGDPLRAGQVVLSGALGAMRPVIAGSVVRAELSGLGSVEISFD
- a CDS encoding nuclear transport factor 2 family protein, which codes for MDLTRTNTDLVELMQLEARYSALFDSRSAEAWADLFTADGSYQGGFFRRSPGDPLATGRDELIRLCIEHDGTTWHSLGLPILTVDGDIAVGRVPSISVVMQDQDGATRTMLYHGYYDVRYARTPQGWRISHRVSYTVTLQEHYRGDAVPALPTV
- a CDS encoding Rid family hydrolase, whose amino-acid sequence is MSEPQYIDPQSGGGARLGAAYGYSKAVRVGDLIFTAGQGGYSDPDGKVFPESLEDEIAQCFDNIGGILEASGSNWPSVISVRAFHGGEDGFTDEADGLVGAQLLQRMEGRRPTWTGVGAQLAGRMRIEIEVVAVATRPA
- a CDS encoding zinc-dependent alcohol dehydrogenase — translated: MRAILHHSLGGEVTIGEIEAPVPGAHDVIVRPKAVQIGTDSTRTMVVGSPRVKPEDWVFPHVSGRRAAGIVEAVGSEVTRFEVGDRVIIKSPITCNACEWCQRGISNMCPNNKLYGNDVGSRGALAELTSAPEWSMVRLHDDISFVEATLLPDVALMVHMYERAQVIPGFTTVIYGTGRVGLCAVLAAKAFGASRIVAVDTRQTSLDLARKLGATDTILAGAGDTVASLYEILPDGAEVVVELAGHASVIAQAFSSAARRGRIMVLSGLMGLDLSMPDWFGSVIEREVDIRGIYGLVNDDYLHAMRMVSAGLIDLQAQTIVEYEFDDFASAFAASGSPTDIDLHVVVS
- a CDS encoding alpha/beta fold hydrolase encodes the protein MTTSDVRIRFVLVHGACHGAWTWETVAPRLEAHGWLVTAPELPFTSMHEDARVVRDAVAAARERGERVILVGHSYGGGPITQGGAEADHLVYAAAAVPDVGEPTDDERTITPEALRAAVMLENNTVLSMDPQHAAASFLQRTDPDLARRAVERLRPQPVLCFEEPLTEAAWRHVPSSYIVATDDRSFATDFQRVLAARVRDVIELDCDHSMYYSATDGLVRRLEEIAAEVASR
- a CDS encoding VOC family protein — protein: MVRVIANGYIGLTATDLDEWRTFATEVLGMAISSSSTDDELRLRIDERDWRVSIEKGEGGHAYSGWEVANKDDFAAMAAKLEEFGVEYVDDKELADRRGVRGLLRCQDPGGTQVEIFYGAFSPRDPFVSPTGAKFVTSDKSPGDLGYGHHGILFPDYDAADRFYLDILGLRISDTVAVRGGKGDTFVRANGRHHSFAYGLSHNEGHTTWFDHFMVQVETLEMVGLALDRVKERGIEIVTDLGKHINDHVTSFYIVNPSGTAMEYGALGRLVDEDNWIVGHYDWPDIWGHQIVGNYYG